One stretch of Streptomyces peucetius DNA includes these proteins:
- a CDS encoding HesB/IscA family protein: protein MSVSDETTTVSDGILLSDAAAAKVKALLDQEGRDDLALRVAVQPGGCSGLRYQLFFDERSLDGDVVKDFDGVKVVTDRMSAPYLGGASIDFVDTIEKQGFTIDNPNATGSCACGDSFS, encoded by the coding sequence ATGTCCGTATCGGACGAGACCACCACCGTGAGCGACGGCATCCTCCTGTCCGACGCCGCCGCGGCCAAGGTCAAGGCCCTGCTGGACCAGGAAGGCCGGGACGACCTGGCGCTGCGCGTCGCGGTTCAGCCGGGCGGCTGCTCCGGCCTGCGTTACCAGCTGTTCTTCGACGAGCGCTCGCTCGACGGCGACGTCGTGAAGGACTTCGACGGCGTCAAGGTCGTCACCGACCGGATGAGCGCCCCATACCTGGGCGGCGCCTCCATCGACTTCGTCGACACCATCGAGAAGCAGGGCTTCACCATCGACAACCCGAACGCCACGGGCTCCTGCGCCTGCGGCGACTCCTTCAGCTAG
- the nadA gene encoding quinolinate synthase NadA has product MRVVTTAPTRPELDVSPTPLALLLLGREADPRSERGVECPGDLPSPSDPDLVERARAAKEKLGEKVFVLGHHYQRDEVIQFADVTGDSFKLAKDAAARPEAEYIVFCGVHFMAESADILTSDDQKVVLPDLAAGCSMADMATAEQVAECWDVLTEAGVAEQVVPVSYMNSSADIKAFTGKHGGTICTSSNARRALDWAFEQGEKVLFLPDQHLGRNTAVRDMGMSLDDCVLYNPHKPNGGLTAEELRGAKMILWRGHCSVHGRFSLDSVNDVRERIPGVNVLVHPECKHEVVAAADYVGSTEYIINTLEAAPAGSKWAIGTELNLVRRLANRFADQGKEIVFLDKTVCFCSTMNRIDLPHLVWALESLAEGNLVNRIEVDKETETFAKLALERMLALP; this is encoded by the coding sequence GTGCGTGTCGTGACCACCGCCCCAACCCGCCCCGAGCTCGACGTATCGCCGACTCCGCTCGCCCTCCTGCTGCTCGGCCGGGAGGCGGACCCACGGAGCGAGCGCGGCGTGGAGTGCCCCGGCGACCTGCCCTCGCCGTCCGACCCGGATCTGGTGGAGCGCGCCCGCGCGGCCAAGGAGAAGCTCGGGGAGAAGGTCTTCGTCCTCGGCCACCACTACCAGCGTGACGAGGTCATCCAGTTCGCCGACGTCACCGGCGACTCCTTCAAGCTGGCGAAGGACGCCGCGGCCCGGCCGGAGGCCGAGTACATCGTCTTCTGCGGTGTGCACTTCATGGCCGAGTCGGCGGACATCCTGACCTCCGACGACCAGAAGGTCGTGCTGCCCGACCTGGCGGCCGGCTGCTCGATGGCCGACATGGCCACCGCCGAGCAGGTCGCCGAGTGCTGGGACGTGCTGACGGAGGCCGGCGTCGCCGAGCAGGTCGTGCCCGTCTCGTACATGAACTCCTCCGCGGACATCAAGGCCTTCACCGGCAAGCACGGCGGCACGATCTGTACGTCGTCGAACGCCAGGCGCGCACTGGACTGGGCCTTCGAGCAGGGCGAGAAGGTCCTCTTCCTGCCGGACCAGCACCTGGGCCGCAACACCGCCGTTCGCGACATGGGCATGTCCCTCGACGACTGCGTGCTCTACAACCCGCACAAGCCGAACGGCGGCCTGACCGCCGAGGAGCTGCGCGGCGCCAAGATGATCCTGTGGCGCGGTCACTGCTCGGTGCACGGCCGCTTCTCGCTGGACTCGGTCAACGACGTGCGCGAACGCATCCCGGGCGTGAACGTGCTGGTGCACCCGGAGTGCAAGCACGAGGTCGTGGCCGCCGCGGACTACGTCGGCTCGACCGAGTACATCATCAACACGCTCGAGGCGGCCCCGGCCGGCTCGAAGTGGGCGATCGGCACGGAACTGAACCTGGTCCGCCGTTTGGCGAACCGCTTCGCCGACCAGGGCAAGGAGATCGTCTTCCTCGACAAGACGGTCTGCTTCTGCTCGACGATGAACCGCATCGACCTGCCGCACCTGGTGTGGGCGCTGGAGTCGCTCGCCGAGGGGAACCTGGTCAACCGCATCGAGGTCGACAAGGAGACGGAGACCTTCGCGAAGCTCGCCCTGGAGCGGATGCTGGCACTGCCGTAG
- a CDS encoding response regulator, protein MTIRVLLADDQTLLRSAFRVLVDSEPDMEVVGEAADGAQAVALARSERADVVLMDIRMPGTDGLAATRLISADPDLSHVRIVMLTTFEVDEYVVQSLRAGASGFLGKGAEPDELLNAIRIAAAGEALLSPAATKGLIATFLAQGGTAEADGRDAGERSQRLSALTVREREVLVLVAGGHSNDQIAERLRVSPLTVKTHVNRAMAKLGARDRAQLVVTAYESGLVRPRAE, encoded by the coding sequence ATGACCATCAGGGTGCTGCTCGCCGACGACCAGACACTGCTGCGCAGCGCGTTCAGGGTCCTGGTGGACTCCGAGCCGGACATGGAGGTCGTCGGGGAGGCGGCCGACGGGGCGCAGGCCGTCGCGCTGGCCCGGTCCGAGCGGGCCGACGTGGTCCTGATGGACATCCGGATGCCCGGCACGGACGGCCTCGCCGCCACCCGGCTGATCAGCGCGGACCCGGACCTGTCGCACGTACGGATCGTCATGCTGACCACGTTCGAGGTGGACGAGTACGTGGTGCAGTCGCTGCGGGCCGGGGCCTCCGGCTTCCTGGGCAAGGGCGCGGAGCCGGACGAACTGCTGAACGCGATCCGGATCGCCGCCGCGGGCGAGGCGCTGCTGTCACCGGCCGCGACGAAGGGGCTCATCGCCACGTTCCTCGCGCAGGGCGGCACCGCGGAGGCAGACGGCCGTGACGCGGGGGAGCGTTCGCAGCGGCTGTCGGCACTCACCGTCCGCGAGCGCGAGGTGCTGGTGCTGGTGGCGGGCGGTCACTCCAACGACCAGATCGCCGAACGGCTCCGGGTCAGCCCGCTGACGGTGAAGACCCATGTGAACCGTGCCATGGCCAAGCTGGGCGCCCGTGACCGGGCCCAGCTGGTGGTCACGGCGTACGAGTCGGGACTGGTACGGCCGAGGGCGGAGTGA
- a CDS encoding sensor histidine kinase, which yields MTPLAARYDRTRRWLRAHPLAFDGALALAALICMVAGSFADPHGPHGPTFGTRTPDPRSAVLMVLAAAALVFRRREPMGVLLVTGAVSVVELVAGDPAAPVAMAAVIALYTVAAHTDRPTTWRVGLVTMAVLTGSAMFFGSSPWYTQENLGIFAWTGMAAAAGDAVRSRRAFVDAMRERAERAERTREEEAGRRVAEERLRIARDLHDVVAHHIALVNVQAGVAAHVMDKRPDQAKEALAHVREASRSALNELRATVGLLRQSGDPEAPTEPAPGLAVLDELVTRFRQAGLPVEVARADDGETPPAAVDLAAYRIVQEALTNVQKHAGPDAKAEVSVVRVGSRLEVTVIDNGPAEAGGPSDGGGHGLLGMRERVTALGGTLTAGPRYGGGFRVQAILPLKPRSDRAGENT from the coding sequence GTGACCCCACTCGCCGCCCGGTACGACCGCACCCGCCGCTGGCTGCGCGCGCACCCGCTGGCCTTCGACGGCGCCCTGGCGCTCGCCGCGCTCATCTGCATGGTCGCCGGTTCGTTCGCCGACCCGCACGGGCCGCACGGGCCCACCTTCGGCACCCGGACCCCCGACCCGCGCAGCGCGGTGCTGATGGTTCTCGCCGCGGCCGCGCTGGTCTTCCGCAGGCGGGAGCCGATGGGCGTGCTGCTGGTCACCGGCGCGGTGTCCGTCGTCGAGCTGGTGGCGGGCGATCCGGCGGCCCCCGTCGCGATGGCCGCGGTGATCGCCCTCTACACCGTCGCCGCCCACACCGACCGCCCGACGACCTGGCGGGTCGGCCTGGTGACGATGGCGGTGCTGACCGGCTCCGCGATGTTCTTCGGCTCGAGCCCCTGGTACACGCAGGAGAACCTGGGCATCTTCGCCTGGACCGGCATGGCCGCCGCCGCCGGTGACGCCGTGCGCAGCCGCCGGGCCTTCGTCGACGCCATGCGGGAGCGGGCCGAGCGTGCCGAGCGGACCCGTGAGGAGGAGGCGGGGCGCCGGGTCGCGGAGGAGCGGCTGCGGATCGCCCGCGATCTGCACGACGTCGTCGCGCACCACATCGCCCTGGTCAACGTGCAGGCCGGTGTCGCCGCCCACGTCATGGACAAGCGCCCGGACCAGGCCAAGGAGGCGCTCGCGCACGTGAGGGAGGCTAGCCGCTCCGCGCTGAACGAGCTGCGGGCCACCGTGGGGCTGCTGCGCCAGTCGGGAGACCCGGAGGCGCCCACCGAGCCGGCGCCGGGTCTCGCGGTCCTCGACGAGCTGGTCACCCGTTTCCGTCAGGCGGGCCTGCCGGTCGAGGTCGCCCGCGCCGACGACGGCGAGACGCCGCCGGCGGCCGTCGACCTCGCCGCGTACCGGATCGTCCAGGAGGCGCTGACCAATGTGCAGAAGCACGCGGGGCCGGACGCCAAGGCGGAGGTGAGCGTCGTCCGGGTCGGCTCGCGGCTGGAGGTCACCGTCATCGACAACGGGCCCGCGGAGGCCGGGGGCCCGTCCGACGGCGGCGGGCACGGCCTGCTGGGCATGCGTGAACGCGTCACCGCCCTCGGCGGCACCCTGACCGCGGGGCCCCGCTACGGAGGCGGCTTCCGTGTGCAGGCGATACTGCCGCTGAAGCCACGGTCGGACCGCGCGGGGGAGAACACATGA
- the pspAA gene encoding PspA-associated protein PspAA: MIVRIMGEGQLEVAESHLPELNTLDDELLAEMESGDGTGFRRTLHALLEKVRDLGEPLPDDSLEPSELILPAAEATLEEVRELLGDNGLIPAPDAPLPD; the protein is encoded by the coding sequence ATGATCGTACGGATCATGGGGGAGGGTCAGCTGGAGGTGGCGGAAAGCCACCTCCCCGAGCTGAACACGCTCGACGACGAACTGCTCGCGGAGATGGAGAGCGGCGACGGGACCGGCTTCCGCCGGACCCTGCACGCGCTGCTGGAGAAGGTCCGCGATCTGGGGGAGCCGCTGCCGGACGATTCGCTGGAACCGTCCGAGCTCATCCTCCCGGCAGCGGAGGCGACGCTCGAGGAGGTCCGTGAGCTCCTCGGCGACAACGGCCTGATCCCGGCCCCGGACGCACCGCTCCCCGACTGA
- a CDS encoding PspA/IM30 family protein, which yields MSGVMKRMGMIFRAKANKALDRAEDPRETLDYSYQKQLELLQKVRRGVADVATSRKRLELQLNQLQGQSSKLEDQGRKALALGREDLAREALSRRAALQQQVTDLETQHQTLQGEEEKLTLAAQRLQAKVDAFRTKKETIKATYTAAQAQTRIAESFSGISEEMSDVGVAIQRAEDKTAQLQARAGAIDELLASGALDDQSGLAKDDIQAELDRLSGGTDVELELQRMKAELAGGPASQQAIEGGTGGSTDATQQQGSPHKFDKQ from the coding sequence ATGAGCGGTGTCATGAAGCGTATGGGGATGATCTTCCGCGCGAAGGCGAACAAGGCCCTCGACCGGGCCGAGGATCCGCGCGAGACCCTCGATTACTCCTACCAGAAGCAGCTGGAACTGCTGCAGAAGGTCCGCCGGGGAGTCGCCGACGTGGCGACCTCCCGCAAGCGCCTCGAGCTGCAGCTGAACCAGCTCCAGGGACAGTCCTCGAAGCTCGAGGACCAGGGCCGCAAGGCGCTGGCGCTCGGCCGCGAGGACCTGGCTCGCGAGGCACTCTCCCGCCGTGCCGCGCTGCAGCAGCAGGTCACCGACCTCGAGACCCAGCACCAGACCCTCCAGGGCGAGGAGGAGAAGCTGACGCTCGCCGCGCAGCGGCTGCAGGCCAAGGTCGACGCCTTCCGTACCAAGAAGGAGACCATCAAGGCCACCTACACCGCGGCGCAGGCGCAGACCCGGATCGCCGAGTCGTTCTCCGGCATCTCGGAGGAGATGAGCGACGTCGGCGTCGCGATCCAGCGCGCCGAGGACAAGACCGCGCAGCTCCAGGCACGGGCCGGCGCGATCGACGAACTCCTGGCCTCCGGCGCGCTCGACGACCAGTCCGGGCTCGCCAAGGACGACATCCAGGCGGAACTGGACCGGCTCTCCGGTGGCACGGACGTCGAGCTGGAGCTCCAGCGCATGAAGGCGGAGCTGGCCGGAGGGCCGGCGTCGCAGCAGGCGATCGAGGGCGGCACCGGCGGTTCGACGGACGCCACGCAGCAGCAGGGCAGCCCGCACAAGTTCGACAAGCAGTGA